The genomic DNA CTTTCCCTTAAAGGGGTATGGGCTGACGACGTTGCGCGGCGCGTCGGCGCCGTGGCATCTCGGAGTGGCGGGGTGCTGTCCGTCAGAGCGGCATGGACACCACGTTCCTTGAGCCCCACCGCGCGAGGCAACCGGTTTTCGGTCGTACGAGCCTGTACGCCTGCCATTAAGACGGCTGGGATGAAGGAGCGGTCGGCCCGCTTTTCAGAACATCGAGATGTGGACGTGGTCCATGTGGTTGGCGGTGTTGCCGCCCCGGTTGGACATCAGCTTCCAGCCGGTACCGGTCCGGACGTCGTAATATCTCTGCTGCCAGATGATGTACATGACCCCGATCCTGGGGCCGTTGGTGATGGCCCACTGGGCCAGGCGGTCTCCGCGCTCCTTCGCCTCGGTGGTCGGCAGCCGGCCGCCGGAGCTCATCATGAAGTCGCAGGCCCGGCCGCTGCCGTGGTCGCCCGGGTCGCCGGGGCGCAGGCAGCCGTAGCCGTAGGGCATCGGGAAGTTCTGCAGCACCAGGTTGCGCACGGTGACCGTGCGGGCGGTCAGGCCGTCGCTGCCGGAGGGGGTCTGGAACCCGTACTTGGCCAGCAGCCCCTCGATCCGGACCCGGTCCTTCTTGAGCTTGGCGATGTCGTTCTTGAGATTGACGATCTTCGCTTCGGTGGTCTTCTCCGCCGCCTTGGCCTTCTTGATCAGTCCCTGGATCCGGCTGAGCTGGACGGCGCGCTGGTCGGCCAGGTAGGACTTGATCGCCGCCTGGCGGAGGACGAAGTCGGCGTCGCCGTCGAAACTCAGCATGTTGGTGTCGTCCAGGGCGCCGTTCATGTAGCTGGTCTGCGCGAAGCGGATGATGTCGGCCTCCGCGGCGGCCAGCGCCGCCCTCAGGCTCTTGGCGTTGGCGGTGGCCTTGCTGGCCTGGACCCGGGTCTCCTCCAGGCTCTGCACCTGGCCTCGGTAGTCCTTGTTGAGCTGGCTCGCCTCGCGGGTGAGCTTGCGGAGCTCGACCTCGGGGTCGGGCTTGGCCGCGCGCTGCACGGCGGCGCC from Streptosporangium sp. NBC_01756 includes the following:
- a CDS encoding coiled-coil domain-containing protein, with the protein product MRSARSAILGAVSALLLLTPVMAGAAVQRAAKPDPEVELRKLTREASQLNKDYRGQVQSLEETRVQASKATANAKSLRAALAAAEADIIRFAQTSYMNGALDDTNMLSFDGDADFVLRQAAIKSYLADQRAVQLSRIQGLIKKAKAAEKTTEAKIVNLKNDIAKLKKDRVRIEGLLAKYGFQTPSGSDGLTARTVTVRNLVLQNFPMPYGYGCLRPGDPGDHGSGRACDFMMSSGGRLPTTEAKERGDRLAQWAITNGPRIGVMYIIWQQRYYDVRTGTGWKLMSNRGGNTANHMDHVHISMF